The Pectobacterium parmentieri genome segment CCAACAAAAACAGCGAACTCTCCATCTGCAATCGTCAGATTCACATCGTGAAGCGTAATCGTTTTGCCAAAATGCTTACTAACTTTATCCAACTGGATCGACGCCATAACGGTAACCTCTTGATAATTTTGCTTTTCAGAATATAAGCGCAGAGTCACAACGGCCCAGTGGTCGTCTACTCAAAATGGCTCGGCAGCCCGTCCAGACGTATCCGCATCCGGCCAGGCTTACCTGCACGCTGGTCATAATCGCAATATAACAGCATGGTGTAACCGTTTGCACAAACAGGGGGTTACTTTTGTGCATAAGATCACAGCCTTTACATGTTTCACTGGCAGACGTGGCGCACTCTGCTTAATGTAATCGCCACTGGTGTAACCGTTACCCTAGCTTGTGAAAAACGCGCAATAAAGCATCACGCGCCACACAACGACGATCACCAAACAACGCGTGCTGTCAGATGCCTCATTCACTGCTGTGTACTGCCGTGCGATGTAACGTTACACCAACATCGTACAAGGACGACAAAAACGGCGAGAGCGGGAAGTGCGCAACGATTTCCTACCATGATTGGCCCACCAGGGCTTTGAGGACTAATGATGAAAATGAAAACACTGACCACCGTCATTATGATTTCACTGGGTATCACCGGCGTGCTCAGCAAATCAGCGCTGGCAGCCGACAAAGAACTTCTGGTCTGGGAAGATATCAAAAAATCTGACGGCATCGCCGACGCGATAAAAGCCTTTGAAAAACAGAATAATGTCAAAATCAAAGTGCTGGAGACGCCTTACGCTCAGCAGATTGAGAAACTCCGTCTGGATGGCCCAGCGGGTATCGGCCCAGATGTGATCGTGATGCCACACGATCAGGTTGGCACCGCCGTGGTTCAGGGGTTAATTAGCGAATTGAAGCTGGATCAGGCGTTCCTGTCGAGTTTCACCAAACCTGCACTGGAAGCGCAAACCTATAACGGCAAGCTGTACGGCGTGCCGAAAGCGGTTGAAACCACCGTACTGGTGTACAACAAAGACCTGATGCCACAACCGCCGGAAAAATTCGACGACCTGTTCGCCTTCTCTAAACAGCAGCGTGCCGAAGGTCGCTATGGTCTGTTGGCAAAATTTGATGAGATTTATTACGCCTATGGCGTCATCGCCGGGATGGGCGGCTACATTTTCGGCCAGAACAGCAACGGGTCACCGAATGTAAAAGACATCGGTCTGGATAAACAAGCCACCATCGACGCCGTCAACTACATCAAGAAATTCTACACAGATGGCCTGTTCCCGCCCGGTATCGTTGGTGAAACCGGCGCTAACGCCATCGACTCCCTGTTTACTGAGAAAAAGGCCGCAGCCGTGATTACCGGTCCGTGGGCATTCCAGCCGTACAAAAATGCAGGCGTAAACTACGGCGTCGCCCCACTGCCGCTGCTGCCAAACGGCGAACACCCGCGTTCACTGCTGGGTGTAAAAGGCTACAGCATCTCCACCTACTCCAAGAACAAAGATCTGGCACAGAAATTCATTGAGTTCATCAATCAGCCGGAATACGCCAAAGTTCGCTTCCAGTTGACCGGAGAAATCCCACCGATTGCCGCACTGGTTGACGATCCACTGATTAAGGATGACGAAAAATCTCGTGCTGTCGCGATCCAGTCTGGTTATGCCGTCCCGATGCCGAGCGTACCGGAAATGCAGGAAGTCTGGACGCCAGCCAACAGTGCGCTGCAATTGAGCGTGACGGGCAAACAGGACACTAAAGCGGCGTTGGAGTCCGCCGTGAAGGTAATAAAAATGCAAATCGAAGCTAACCACAGTAACCAGTAAACCACTGCACCACTGTGGGTCAACATGGGATCCCCTTGTTTATCCCCACTCGGTTTCGGGATGTGGGGGATACCATGTTTTTAAGAAAATGGAGGTAGATGTGACCATCAACGCCAGCGGCCTTACGCCACAAGAAAGAGGACATCGCCACGCCAGAACGGCTGTATTGCTGGCGCTCGTCCCCGGACTCGGACAGATTTATAATCGCCAGTTCGTCAAAGGTGCGCTTTTCTTTATCGTCATGGTCTGCTTCATCGGCATATTCCATGATTTCCTGCGGAACGGCGCCTGGGGGCTTATCACGCTAGGCACCGAACTGCCGCGCGATCACTCTATTTTTCTGCTGGCAAAAGGCATTATCAGTGTGATCGTCGCCGCCTTTGGTGTCGGCGTCTACTATTACAGCCTACGTGATGCCTACGTCTGCGGCACCAGACGTGATAAAGGCCTACCGTTGAACAGCGTGAAGAAGCAATATCAGATGCTGCTGAGCGAAGGTTTCCCTTATCTGATGATCACGCCAGGCTTCATCCTGCTGGTGTTTGTCGTGGTTTTTCCGATTATTTTCGGTTTTTCCATTGCCTTTACTAATTACAATCTCTACCACACGCCGCCCGCCAAGCTGGTCGACTGGGTGGGGATGACGAATTTTATCAACATCTTCCGGCTCGATCTCTGGCGCTCGACGTTCTTTGACGTGCTGCAATGGACGGTAATTTGGACACTGATTGCGACCACACTCCAGTGCGCCGTGGGCATCCTGCTGGCGATTTTGGTGAACCAGAAAGGCCTGCGCTTTAAGCCACTGATCCGCACCATCCTGATCCTGCCGTGGGCAGTGCCAGGTTTCGTGACCATCCTGGTCTTCGCTGGGATGTTTAATGAAACGTTTGGCGTGATTAATAACGGCATTCTGGCTGCCCTAGGGATTGAACCTAAAGCGTGGATGACCGATCCGTTCTGGACCAAGACCGCGTTGATCCTGATGCAAACCTGGTTAGGCTTTCCGTTTGTGTTCGCCATGACGACCGGCGTATTGCAGGCTATTCCTGATGATTTGTACGAAGCCGCAACCATTGACGGTGCCAGCAGTTGGTACAAGCTGACTACCATCACGCTGCCGCTGGTGCTCTACTCCATTGCGCCCATCATCATCACGCAGTACACGTTCAACTTTAATAATTTCAACATCATCTATCTGTTCAACAACGGTGGCCCGGCAGTGATCGGCTCCAACGCAGGCGGGACAGATATTCTGGTGTCTTGGATTTATAAGCTGACCATGTCTTCTTCCCAATATGCGATCGCCGCCAGCATCACCATTCTGCTGTCGATCTTTGTCGTGGGGATCGCGCTGTGGCAGTTCCGCGCCACCAATTCCTTCAAACAAGACAACATGGCATAGGAAAGCGCGCAGATGAAAAAACACAGCGTAAAACGCCAGAATTTTATCAAACTCGGCCTGACCTACCTGCTGCTGACGATTGTGGCCGTCATCATTATTTATCCACTGATCTGGACGGTAGGCGCGTCGCTTAACCCGGGCAGCAGCCTGCTCAACACCTCGATCATCCCGGATAACTTCTCCTTTATTCACTATGAGGAGTTGTTTAACGGCCAGATTGACTATGCCGCCTGGTACTGGAACTCGATGAAAATCAGCTTCCTGACCATGATTTTGACGCTCGTCAGCGTCAGTTTCACCGCGTATTCCTTCTCTCGCTTCCGCTTTCGCGGCCGCCAGAACGGGCTGATGCTGTTTCTGCTGTTGCAGATGATCCCGCAGTTCTCCGCATTGATCGCCATTTTCGTACTGGCACAGATGCTGGGGCTGGTGAACAGCCATATTGCGCTGGTGCTGGTTTACGTCGGTGGCATGATCCCGATGAACACTTATCTGATGAAAGGCTATCTGGATGCTATTCCGAAAGATCTGGATGAATCCGCGCGTATGGACGGCGCGGGCAACTTCCGCATCTTTATCGAGATCATTATGCCGCTGTCCAAGCCGATCATTGCGGTGATTGCCCTGTTCTCATTTACCGGTCCACTGGGTGATTTCATTCTCTCCAGCACCATCCTGCGCACGCCGGATCAATACACGTTACCTATCGGGCTTTAC includes the following:
- a CDS encoding sugar ABC transporter permease, yielding MKKHSVKRQNFIKLGLTYLLLTIVAVIIIYPLIWTVGASLNPGSSLLNTSIIPDNFSFIHYEELFNGQIDYAAWYWNSMKISFLTMILTLVSVSFTAYSFSRFRFRGRQNGLMLFLLLQMIPQFSALIAIFVLAQMLGLVNSHIALVLVYVGGMIPMNTYLMKGYLDAIPKDLDESARMDGAGNFRIFIEIIMPLSKPIIAVIALFSFTGPLGDFILSSTILRTPDQYTLPIGLYNLVAQKMGASYTTYAAGAVLIAVPVAILYLSLQKYFVSGLTSGGTKG
- a CDS encoding carbohydrate ABC transporter permease, whose product is MEVDVTINASGLTPQERGHRHARTAVLLALVPGLGQIYNRQFVKGALFFIVMVCFIGIFHDFLRNGAWGLITLGTELPRDHSIFLLAKGIISVIVAAFGVGVYYYSLRDAYVCGTRRDKGLPLNSVKKQYQMLLSEGFPYLMITPGFILLVFVVVFPIIFGFSIAFTNYNLYHTPPAKLVDWVGMTNFINIFRLDLWRSTFFDVLQWTVIWTLIATTLQCAVGILLAILVNQKGLRFKPLIRTILILPWAVPGFVTILVFAGMFNETFGVINNGILAALGIEPKAWMTDPFWTKTALILMQTWLGFPFVFAMTTGVLQAIPDDLYEAATIDGASSWYKLTTITLPLVLYSIAPIIITQYTFNFNNFNIIYLFNNGGPAVIGSNAGGTDILVSWIYKLTMSSSQYAIAASITILLSIFVVGIALWQFRATNSFKQDNMA
- a CDS encoding extracellular solute-binding protein — its product is MKMKTLTTVIMISLGITGVLSKSALAADKELLVWEDIKKSDGIADAIKAFEKQNNVKIKVLETPYAQQIEKLRLDGPAGIGPDVIVMPHDQVGTAVVQGLISELKLDQAFLSSFTKPALEAQTYNGKLYGVPKAVETTVLVYNKDLMPQPPEKFDDLFAFSKQQRAEGRYGLLAKFDEIYYAYGVIAGMGGYIFGQNSNGSPNVKDIGLDKQATIDAVNYIKKFYTDGLFPPGIVGETGANAIDSLFTEKKAAAVITGPWAFQPYKNAGVNYGVAPLPLLPNGEHPRSLLGVKGYSISTYSKNKDLAQKFIEFINQPEYAKVRFQLTGEIPPIAALVDDPLIKDDEKSRAVAIQSGYAVPMPSVPEMQEVWTPANSALQLSVTGKQDTKAALESAVKVIKMQIEANHSNQ